A stretch of Candidatus Methylomirabilota bacterium DNA encodes these proteins:
- a CDS encoding ATP-binding protein → MTKSRPRVPRRPAPALGVVRPEAADMSTDAFFRHIVSGMRNGVLAITRDCRVALINHEAYRIFGIPEPPDPVGQLVSTLLKDHPDVVRVLVGAFDLHHLPNRVEMRLKPSDKVIGYTLAFVRDDDGKVIGASMFFKDLTRVEQLEERERLRDRLAAVGEMAAVIAHEVKNPLAGIEVMAGLLRRKMPDAPDAQVVLSDIINEAKMANAIVQEVLDFVRPIRLQVEHTAVAEAVQGAIQHADTKARRGTIAVNVTLADALPQIKADQHQLTQVFTNLLMNAYEAMGGKGHVTISAERVRLEDGSDGRDAVLVQFTDDGPGIPQDVAEKVFDPFFTTKAQGSGLGLAIVRKIVDAHDGRIDMRTSPGQGTTIRVTLPVTGGNEE, encoded by the coding sequence ATGACCAAATCGCGTCCTCGGGTGCCTCGCCGGCCAGCGCCGGCTCTGGGCGTTGTCCGCCCCGAGGCGGCCGATATGAGCACCGATGCGTTCTTCCGCCACATCGTGTCGGGGATGCGCAATGGTGTGCTGGCCATCACCCGCGACTGCCGAGTCGCGCTGATCAACCACGAGGCGTACCGAATCTTCGGCATCCCCGAGCCGCCCGACCCCGTGGGGCAGCTCGTCTCGACGCTGCTCAAGGACCATCCCGACGTCGTGCGCGTGCTGGTGGGCGCCTTCGATCTGCACCACCTGCCCAACCGCGTCGAGATGCGGCTGAAGCCCTCGGACAAGGTGATCGGCTACACGCTCGCGTTCGTGCGCGACGACGATGGGAAGGTGATTGGCGCGTCGATGTTCTTCAAGGACCTGACGCGCGTCGAGCAACTGGAAGAACGCGAGCGTCTTCGCGATCGGCTGGCCGCCGTCGGCGAGATGGCGGCGGTGATCGCGCACGAAGTGAAGAACCCGCTCGCGGGCATCGAGGTGATGGCCGGGTTGCTGCGGCGCAAGATGCCCGACGCGCCCGATGCGCAGGTGGTCCTCAGCGACATCATCAACGAAGCCAAGATGGCGAATGCGATCGTGCAGGAAGTGCTCGACTTCGTGCGGCCAATCCGGCTGCAGGTCGAACACACCGCCGTCGCCGAGGCCGTTCAAGGCGCCATTCAGCACGCCGATACCAAGGCCAGGCGCGGAACGATCGCCGTCAACGTGACGCTGGCCGACGCCCTTCCGCAGATCAAGGCCGATCAGCATCAGCTCACGCAGGTGTTCACCAATCTCCTGATGAACGCCTACGAGGCCATGGGCGGCAAGGGCCACGTGACGATCTCCGCCGAACGCGTGCGGCTCGAAGACGGCAGCGACGGACGCGATGCGGTGCTCGTGCAGTTCACCGATGATGGCCCCGGGATTCCACAGGATGTCGCGGAGAAGGTGTTCGACCCGTTCTTCACGACCAAGGCGCAGGGCTCCGGCCTTGGCCTGGCGATCGTGAGAAAGATCGTCGACGCCCACGATGGACGGATCGACATGCGGACCTCACCGGGTCAGGGCACGACGATTCGAGTGACGCTGCCGGTGACCGGCGGGAACGAGGAATAG
- a CDS encoding sigma-54 dependent transcriptional regulator, whose amino-acid sequence MGRILIADDHDSLRRGLAQSVAEAGHDVEEAPNGNAAIEKLHEGFFDVVVSDLKMGGSTGLEVLKTAKTLHPSSAIILMTAFGSVSTAVEAMKSGAFDYVQKPFELEEMEVKIEKALEMRRMQNQIDYLRHAQGDIYDFDRIIGSSGALEKVLAVVRKVAKSNTTVLVRGETGTGKELIAGAVHHNSHRAARNFVKVNCAALQENLLESELFGHEKGAFTGAVKSKPGLMEMAQRGTLFLDEIAELSLALQSKLLRAIQERQIRRVGSTAQIDVDVRVVSATNRKLREAVVKGEFREELYYRVNVIAIELPPLRERAGDLELLAHAFLKRYGQGRVTEFADDALAALEAYPWPGNVRELQNIVERACALAEGPTVRRQDLPDYLLHAEPLRVGGAAPPLGQTAQLGSVTGLPLQEARESWMRTLESAYLRDLLERHGGNISAAAKAAGIDRKTFHRLVTKYQIR is encoded by the coding sequence ATGGGACGTATTCTGATCGCCGACGACCACGATTCCCTGCGCCGCGGGCTTGCGCAATCGGTGGCCGAAGCCGGCCACGATGTCGAAGAGGCGCCCAACGGCAACGCCGCGATCGAGAAGCTGCACGAAGGCTTCTTCGACGTCGTCGTCAGCGACCTGAAGATGGGCGGCAGCACCGGGCTCGAGGTCCTGAAGACCGCCAAGACGCTGCATCCCTCGTCGGCCATCATCTTGATGACCGCCTTCGGATCCGTGTCAACGGCGGTTGAAGCGATGAAGTCGGGCGCGTTCGACTACGTGCAGAAGCCGTTCGAGCTCGAGGAGATGGAAGTCAAGATCGAGAAGGCGCTCGAGATGCGCCGGATGCAGAACCAGATCGACTACCTCCGCCACGCCCAAGGCGACATCTACGACTTCGACCGCATCATCGGATCGAGTGGCGCGCTCGAGAAAGTGCTCGCGGTCGTTCGCAAGGTCGCGAAGAGCAACACCACGGTCCTCGTCCGCGGCGAGACCGGGACGGGCAAGGAGCTCATCGCCGGTGCGGTGCACCACAACTCGCATCGCGCGGCGCGCAACTTCGTCAAGGTGAACTGCGCGGCCCTGCAGGAGAACCTGCTCGAATCGGAGCTGTTCGGTCACGAGAAGGGCGCGTTCACCGGCGCCGTCAAGAGCAAACCCGGGCTGATGGAGATGGCCCAGCGGGGCACGCTCTTCCTCGACGAGATCGCCGAGCTGTCGCTGGCGCTCCAGTCCAAACTGCTGCGGGCGATCCAGGAGCGCCAGATCCGGCGCGTGGGCAGCACGGCGCAGATCGACGTGGACGTGCGCGTCGTCTCCGCCACCAACCGCAAACTGCGCGAGGCGGTGGTCAAGGGCGAGTTCCGGGAGGAGCTCTACTACCGCGTCAACGTGATCGCGATCGAGCTTCCGCCGCTGCGGGAGCGGGCGGGCGACCTCGAGCTGCTGGCCCACGCCTTCCTCAAACGATACGGCCAGGGGCGGGTGACCGAATTTGCCGACGACGCGCTGGCGGCCCTCGAGGCCTATCCGTGGCCGGGCAACGTGCGTGAGCTGCAGAACATCGTCGAGCGCGCCTGCGCGCTGGCCGAGGGGCCCACCGTGCGGCGCCAGGACCTCCCCGACTACCTGCTCCACGCCGAGCCACTCCGGGTCGGCGGGGCGGCACCGCCCCTCGGGCAGACCGCGCAGCTCGGCTCGGTCACCGGACTGCCGCTGCAGGAGGCGCGAGAGAGCTGGATGAGGACGCTCGAGAGCGCGTATCTC